ATCGGAAATCGCGACAGTGATCATGAACATCGGCACCATCAGCATCACGATCAGCGGCGTCATCAGCGTCTGCGCTTCCTGGATCGTGTCACAGAGCGAGCCGAGCGCGAGGAAGATCGCGCCATACATAAGATAGCCAAGCACGAAGCTGAGCAGCGCCGGCAGCAAAAGCTGGATGTCCCCCACAGAGCCAAGCACCGTGAAGATCGGCCCGCGTATGCCCGGATCGATCATGTCGCCAAACGCCGTGGCGAGGACCGTCGTGCCGATCGCCCAGACGCCCATCAGCGTCAGTGCCACGGCCAGAACGGCGAGCAGCTTGCCCGCCAGCATATGCGGCAGCTTCACAGAGGTCAGAAGGCTGTCGAAAATCTTGTTGGAGCGCTCCTCGATCGTCCCCATCAGAAGGTAATTCACGACCGAGAAGATCAGAAACCACAGCATGAACGCCATCAGGATGGAAGCGTAGAAAGGTGCCCTGTCGGCCATGGTCACCTGTGAGCCGCCCTCAGCCGAAGCCGGGCGGGCCCGGCGTTCGGTCACGGGCCGCGTTTCCTGGCTGGCACGATTCAGGAGCGCTGGATCGACGCCCGCACTCTCAAAGATGCGCCGCTCAGCCAGCGTCCGCTCCGCAGCTTTTGCCCGCCGCAGCAGCGTGTCGGCGGTGACGTTCTCGCTCCAGTATTCAATCTCACCATCGCCGTCCGGCACGAAGATCGCGGCAAAGAGCGGCAGCGGCCCTTCAGGCGTATCGATCAGCTGCTCGCCAAGAAGGTAAGGCGTGATCGCGTCCTGCGTGTTTGCCGGTGCTGGGACCTGCACAAAGCCCGGCTGCGGCAGCTCAAAGGCAGGCGCGCCAGCCCGCTCCAACGCATCCTCGACAGATGCGCCATCGGCGAGCGCCGTATCGAACGTCACCAGCGCCTCATTGGGCTCAGCAGTGCCCATGACGCTTGCCGGGTCCAGGGACAGCCTCGCCATCTCCACCCGGTTTTCATTGAGCTCGGCATCAAGCACGGTCGAGAAGGCATCACCGCTCTCGATAACCGCGAAGTAGCGCGTCGGCTGTGAATTCTCCGCCCAGGTCGGCGCCATCATGGCGACGGCCAACAGTAGCGGCGTAAGCAACAGGCCGAGCCAGAAGCCCCAGGCCTGCACATAGCCAAGATAGTCTCGGCGGGCGACGAGATAGATGGAACGGATCATGCGACTTTCCTCGCAGCATCACCAGCAAGCGACTGGCGAAGGTCTTCAGCTTCGGCTTCAGAGACGAGCGACACGAAGACGTCGCGCAGACGCGCTTCTTCCGGCCTGAAACTCGTAATTGGCGCCCCGGCATCGATCGCGGCGCGTAGGGCATCCTGCGCATCCACACCGGCAGGCAGCTTGACCCGCCAGACATCGCCGCTGCGCTCATTGATTTCAAAGCCTTTGGGTTTCAGCGCCGCATCAAGGTCGAACCCTTCAGACACGCCGATCAGCACAGCGCGGCCGAGCGCACCGAACGCCTCGTCCAGCGTACCATCGAACACCTTGCGCCCGCGCGCCATCATCACGATGGAGTCGCACAGCCGTTCGGCATGCTCCATCACATGGGTTGAGAACAGGATCGTCGCGCCGCGCTTGTGCTCCTCAATGATCATGTCTTCCAGCCCCTGCTGGTTGACCGGGTCGAGCCCGGAAAATGGCTCATCGAGGATCAGGAAGTCCGGCTGGTGCGCCAGCGAGGACAGGATCTGCACCTTCTGCGACATGCCCTTTGAAAGCTTCGACACACGCGAGCGGGCAAACTCTCCAAGACCCATACGCTCAAGCAGTTCATCGGCACGCTTGCGGCTTTCGCTCGCGCTCAAGCCCTTCAGCCGCGCAAAATAGGAGATGGTCGCCCGCGCGGTCATCTTCTTGTAGAGGCCGCGCTCCTCAGGAAGGAAGCCGACATGGCGCAGGCTTTCAATGTTTGGCGAGGCTCCGAAAAGATTGACCTTCCCCTCATCCGGGCTCAGCACACCGAGCGCCATGCGCAGGCTGGTCGACTTGCCCGCACCGTTCGGACCAAGAAAGCCGACAATGCTGCCCTTCGGCACACTCATGCTCAGGTCGCGGACCGCCGTGAAAGCGCCAAAGCGTTTCGTCACGGCGTCCAGTTCGAGTGGCGCAGGCCCCATAATCCCTCCGGGAAGACTAAAACTTCTCGACTATCGATAAACCAAACCGAGGTTTCCTGGCTAGCCCTTGCCAAGACTTAAAACAGCGCGCAGGCTCCGTCCCATGAAGCCTCGTATGGGTCAGG
This genomic interval from Thalassovita mediterranea contains the following:
- a CDS encoding ABC transporter permease produces the protein MIRSIYLVARRDYLGYVQAWGFWLGLLLTPLLLAVAMMAPTWAENSQPTRYFAVIESGDAFSTVLDAELNENRVEMARLSLDPASVMGTAEPNEALVTFDTALADGASVEDALERAGAPAFELPQPGFVQVPAPANTQDAITPYLLGEQLIDTPEGPLPLFAAIFVPDGDGEIEYWSENVTADTLLRRAKAAERTLAERRIFESAGVDPALLNRASQETRPVTERRARPASAEGGSQVTMADRAPFYASILMAFMLWFLIFSVVNYLLMGTIEERSNKIFDSLLTSVKLPHMLAGKLLAVLAVALTLMGVWAIGTTVLATAFGDMIDPGIRGPIFTVLGSVGDIQLLLPALLSFVLGYLMYGAIFLALGSLCDTIQEAQTLMTPLIVMLMVPMFMITVAISDPESPLIAVMSWVPVFTPFLLILRIPTVMPLWEIAGLLVLMVAASLLVLWLASRVYRAGAVHGAGVGDVGKWFGKLVPGKKSKA
- a CDS encoding ATP-binding cassette domain-containing protein → MGPAPLELDAVTKRFGAFTAVRDLSMSVPKGSIVGFLGPNGAGKSTSLRMALGVLSPDEGKVNLFGASPNIESLRHVGFLPEERGLYKKMTARATISYFARLKGLSASESRKRADELLERMGLGEFARSRVSKLSKGMSQKVQILSSLAHQPDFLILDEPFSGLDPVNQQGLEDMIIEEHKRGATILFSTHVMEHAERLCDSIVMMARGRKVFDGTLDEAFGALGRAVLIGVSEGFDLDAALKPKGFEINERSGDVWRVKLPAGVDAQDALRAAIDAGAPITSFRPEEARLRDVFVSLVSEAEAEDLRQSLAGDAARKVA